AGATCTCCTCGTACGAGTAGCCGCCGATCTCCCGCAGGATCCAGCACTCCCGCTGCGCGTCGGGCAGTTCTCGAAGAGCTGCCCCGAGCGCCGCGACCCCCGCTCGCACCTCGACCACTGCGGACGGTGACGCGTGCAGCGGTGCCGGCCTGTCGATCGAATCGATGTCGACGGCGGGCCGGGTCGCGCGGATGCGGTCGACCGCTTTCCTGCTCACGATCCTCATCAGCCAGCTCTTCACCTTGGCCGGATCGTCGAGCTCGCCGAATCGCTGCCAGGCGGTCACGAACGTCTCCTGCACGATGTCGTCCACATCGGCTGAGGCGTT
Above is a window of Microbacterium aurugineum DNA encoding:
- a CDS encoding RNA polymerase sigma factor — protein: MEDERFRRALEHADDAIVAGRAMDGDVEAFAVLVRRYSPMMRAYTQRMLNASADVDDIVQETFVTAWQRFGELDDPAKVKSWLMRIVSRKAVDRIRATRPAVDIDSIDRPAPLHASPSAVVEVRAGVAALGAALRELPDAQRECWILREIGGYSYEEISEELGIPVSTSRGLLARARRFMIVRMEEWR